ATTtgtgacattaaaaacatttgtgtgaaagcatttttttctgagcaTGTACATGTCGGTAGTCAAAGGATTGATATTACACATTATACTAATGGAAAACAAATCTCTTATCaagatttgtgttgttttagGAACAACCCTGTCAGGAATAGTATATGAGTTGGAATTGTCTTTGTATATGGTTTTGCTTTGAGTGCTTTTGTTGTGGATGTTGATGAGATTATGAGCAGATTGTGTACAGTTGAGCATAAACCTTTGCCTAGAAAatgatggttttgtttttatgaagtGAGAGGACTAAATACAACAGACATACCTGAAGACAACAGACAGCATATATGGTCATCTGTTCTTCACATGAAAGTCCCAAGCATGTAATCTCATTCAATGGTCCAAGAGGGTCGCATTAATCTCAATCTAGTGTTTTCCAAGGTGGTCTTATAAatgttctgatttatttttctccagtCTAAGATGTTGGTGAaacaatgctaaaaaaaataatatgcatcTACTACACGGAGCAAATGTACCTCAGTATCAAggtaaataaattctttaagATAAGGCTATATACATTGAGGGTAACTACTAAGAAGACGAGATGTCCGATAATACCTCTAAGTGTCGAGAGTTTTGTTAAAACGTGCTTATCAGTCATTGCTCCCTTGTGCACCTGTCCCGAGCAGTCATTTTCCTGAATATATCCTTAGTGTTTTGTCCAGAAATTAAACTATTCAAACGCGATTCTCGACTTTCTCCATTCTCGTTCGACATCTTGGTGTTATCCCACGGTCTTCTTTCACGAGCGGTATCGCCGGTATGGCACAGTCTGGGGTGGTCGGGTGGACATCATACAAATTGCGTGTCATCCACACTCGACTACAGTTACTGTCTCGCACTCATTCCTTCTTTGTATTGACTGTGTTCTTTTCTTACTCTGCTTCTGATTGGCCCCTGTTGTTCTCGCATTCACTAGTGATGTTCATAACACTGAGTGTCAAAAGGACTGGTGTCTGCTTTCTTTGAATGCAGTTCTTCATTCAGTTCCATGGGATTTAGCACAATGACTCCTGGGTCCTCACTAGAGTGTTTAATCCGTGTTGACATACTCGATTTGACCACTGCTGTGCGGAGAGCATCGGGAGATGTGACGGTGGTGCTTGAGGCTGGAACTACAGCAAGGTCGCTGGTCATCGAGGCAGCAGCATGGTGTCCGAGTTCTTCTTCAATTTCTGATTCTTCCTTGATGGTGATCATCTCGACGTTGCGTGCCCCGCCTCCTGCAAGACTCCTGCTGCTGCCCCGCTGTGCTCGTAGACTGGGCGTGGCCCAAAGTCCGCTGGATTGACGGCCTGATGACAACGTGGTGGTCCACGTCGATGAGGCGGGGTTGTCGCCGTCCACAAAGGGCAGAGAGGACTGCCCCGACAGTTGCTGGAAGATTCTTCCCCAAAACCTCCAGATCTCGTAGCGGGTTGCCCGATTCATGAATGCGTAGATAAGCGGGTTGAGGACGCAGCTGAGGAAGACGAGGGTCACGGCGCTGGTGTTGATCGTCGTGGAGACCGGGATGTGGTTGTAGCGGAGGCAGGCCGCCACTACAAAGAGCGTCCAGCAAAGAAAGTACGCCGCGCCGATCAGAAGAATCGTCTTCACCGCCTTGCATTCCGTGCTACGAATGCTGCGCACATTCTGCGTCGGCAGGGAACTGTCGTAAGAATCCGACGAGCTGGTCGTCCCCGTAACAGTGTCTACTGTCGCCGTACTACTTGTGGTCGTCGTTGTtgccgtggtggtggtgatggtggtggacgGGTACACTTTTGTCGATCTTTTGGTGTGTCCCAGGGCTGCCCGGAAGATGCTCAGATAGCACCAGGCCTGGACAAGAGCAGGGATCACAATGACGAGTATCAGGAGAACGACTGGATAACGGCTGTTGACGCCCCACTCTATGCTGCAGATGAACTGCTGCGTGTCGTAGCGAAAAGAGCCCCAGCCCAGCAGTGGCGGCAGGCCCAGAGCAAACCCGAGAGCCCAGGTGGCCCCGATGATGCTGTTGCCTAGTCTGTGGGTGAAGATGTACGGGTAGCGCAGAGAGTTGATAATGGCGTAGTTACGATCGAGGGAAATGGCCAGCAGGGAGTAATGCATGGCCACTGCCAGAACCACGAGGAGGTAACTCTCGATGCGGCACCAGGCGGTACTGAGTGGCCACTCGCCCAGCACCGTGGCGGCCGCGGCAAAGGGAAGGACAAGGATGCTTAGGCCTGcaaccaaaagaaaagaagctaACAAACGGAAGctaaaaaattgtcttttattttagtctTCCTCGTCGGCATCATACTGTCGTTATCATCGTCACTGCCATCGTCTTAAtgattttcttattcttctacTTGTTCTTGTCCCTAAAACAGCCATCACTCTAATattcaaggatttttttttttaaagcaacaacAACGGTGAATGGCAGTTTGATCTTTGCTGTAGCTAacattgtttgcttttgctAACAT
The Pomacea canaliculata isolate SZHN2017 linkage group LG2, ASM307304v1, whole genome shotgun sequence genome window above contains:
- the LOC112557646 gene encoding G-protein coupled receptor 161-like, translating into MTAYYTLLMALSVVSNGTIGVVFYKKPQLLTVSNNFVLNLACCDIGLSILVLPFAAAATVLGEWPLSTAWCRIESYLLVVLAVAMHYSLLAISLDRNYAIINSLRYPYIFTHRLGNSIIGATWALGFALGLPPLLGWGSFRYDTQQFICSIEWGVNSRYPVVLLILVIVIPALVQAWCYLSIFRAALGHTKRSTKVYPSTTITTTTATTTTTSSTATVDTVTGTTSSSDSYDSSLPTQNVRSIRSTECKAVKTILLIGAAYFLCWTLFVVAACLRYNHIPVSTTINTSAVTLVFLSCVLNPLIYAFMNRATRYEIWRFWGRIFQQLSGQSSLPFVDGDNPASSTWTTTLSSGRQSSGLWATPSLRAQRGSSRSLAGGGARNVEMITIKEESEIEEELGHHAAASMTSDLAVVPASSTTVTSPDALRTAVVKSSMSTRIKHSSEDPGVIVLNPMELNEELHSKKADTSPFDTQCYEHH